CCGAGAAGACGCACCTGCGTCTTCATCGTGTGCCGGTAGGGAGGAGCGAACTGCCCGAATATGTGTCGTGCGATCAGCGCGAATCCGTCTACGAGCGCGCCGACGCTCGATAGATAGCTGCCTGGCAGCACGAGCGCGGCAACGTCTTTTACCGGTTCAGTCGGAGCGGCGGGCTTGCGAATTTCGATCCCCCAATATGCAGATTTTGATCCTCTTTCGCCGCGATCTTAGCACGCATCATCGTTGCTATCGCCGACCACCAGAACGGCGGGGAACGCGGAATCGCATCCGCTGCCAATAGCCGCGCCGTCGCGGTTAAACAGGAGACAGAAATGAAGAACCTCGAAGAAAAGCTTGCCTACGGCTTAAAGGTATTCGGCGAAATCATGGGGGAAGACAAGGCAGCCGGCTTGCGCGCCGCGAGCGAGTCCACCGGCTTCGGATCCGACATTTCGCGCCTTGCCGTCAACTACGCGTTCGCGGATGTTTGGGGCGACGACAAACTCGAGCGCAAGCAGCGCAGCCTCGTCACGCTGGGCATCCTCATCGCCAACCGGCAGACACTCGAACTGAAGAACCACGTCCGCATTGCCGTGCGCAACGGTCTGAGCGCACGCGAACTCGAAGGTGTACTCATGCAGGCGCTCCCATATGTCGGCTTTCCTGCCGTCGCCTCCGCTACCACGGCCGTTCTCGAGACGCTGCGGGAACTGGGCATCGACACCACCACCCGCACTTCGGAAGAGCGCGGATTGCTGTAAGGCGCCATCGGTGCGCCCCGCGATCTAAGGAGACAATTTATGAGCACACCAATCGTCGATATCGTGCCAGCAATGCGCGAATTCAACGTTTCCAACGACCTGATCGGCGATCACGCCGCGCTGCAAGCACGATGGAACGAAGACGGCTACCTGTTTTTCCGCGACGTTCTGGACCATGAGCCGCTGGAGCGCATGCGCGGTCTGCTGGTTGACCACCTCGACAGCCACGGCTTCGTGGACCGTAACGATCGAGACGTGCGATGGACCGGCAAAGAACGCGAAAACTTCAGCTTCTTTCCTGTGAAGGCGATGAATGAACAGCGTGCCGCACGCACCGTGATGGAAGACCCGGCGATTCGTGCGTTCTTTCAGCGACTGTTCGGCGTACCGCTTTACTGGGTGCCGTTCACCGAATACCGCACGTCGCCGCCCGCTATCGACAAAAGCCGCACGCGCTTCGACTTCATTCATGAAGATGCCATCTACAGCGACCGGCTCGATTTCATCATCTGCTGGATTCCGCTCAGCGATATCGATGCGCAAGTTGGCGGGCTGGCCGTAGCGGAAGGATTGCACAAGCTTCCGTGTCTGCACAGGAAAGACGGCGACAAGATCATCCCGATCGATCTCGCTAGCGTGCCCGAAGACGCATGGCGCCGCACGAACTACCGCTTGGGCGACGTCCTGTTGATGAGTCGACGCACGCCGCACTCCGGCCTCAGCAATCATTCGGACCGTTTTCGTCTTTCTCTCGACACGCGCATTCTGCCGCACGGCGGAAGTTTCCCGTTCGAGCCGCGCCTGCCGTATGTGGGGACGCTGACGTCGATCGCATCGGGCCAGATCGTCGTGCGCGACGCGCATGGCGAACATGTGCTGCGACTCGACGAGACGAGCTATCTGCGCGGTTTCCAGGGCAACCGTCTGCGCGGAGACGAAATCGCCGACGTTTATCAGCCGGGCTGCGAAGTGATCGTTGCGCATGAAGGCGGCCTCGTTCAAACGCTGCGGCCGCAGCACTGATCGTCGCATCAGGCGTGAAGACGAGGTTCGTCTTCACGCCGCCACACGCTTTACCTTTCTGAAGCATCGGCTCAAGCTCCGCTCCCACATTAATTGAACATCGTGCTAATATCAGAACGCGTGCTTCGGAGCACGAGGCCGCGCATCTGCAATCACTGTCACCGGGATCAGCGGCATCGCGCGCGAACCGTCCAGGCATGACACGCCTGACCTGCGTATCGTTCGACCACGGGACAAGTCATGATCGATTCATCCGACGCGGTACTCGTCATCGGCGCCACTGGCATGCAAGGCGGTGCCACGGCTCGGCATCTCGTTGCGGCTGGGCGCAAGGTGCGTTTCCTCACGCGAAATCCAGACTCGCCGGCTGCGCGTGCACTTGTCGAAATGAATGCGCAGGCGCTCCACGGAGATCTGGACGACAGCGAGTCCCTCGAAAAAGCGCTGGAGGGCGTCGGTTCCGTCTTCTCCGTTCTCCTTCCTGATTTTGATCGCAGCGACAGCGAACGCCGCCAAGGCTTTGCGCTCATCAACGCAGCACGTAACGCGGGCGTCGCGCAGTTCGTTCATACCTCGGTGGCGCAGGCGGGCAATCACGAGACGTTTCCCGGCTGGAACGACAAGCGTTGGAACCGAAAATACTGGACGGACAAATGGGACGTCGAAGAGGCCGTTCGCTCGGCGGGTTTCGAATCGTGGACGGTCTTGCAACCCGCATTCATGATGGACAATCTGGCTGAGCCGAAAGCAGCCGCGATGTTTCCGCACCTACGCGAAGGCCTGTTGCTCACCGCATTACTACCCGACGCACGACTCGACTGGATTGCCGCCGACGACGTGGGCGCGCTCGCGACCAGCGCGCTAACCGATCCGCAACGCTGGCACGGTCACACCGTGCCGCTGGCGTCCGAAAAGCTCACGATGGCCGAAGTCGCGCAGCGCCTCGCCAACGTAATGGGTGTACAGATCAGCGTTTCGCACGTCTCACCGGATGAAGCCAGAGCAAATGGACTCTTACCGGGATGGGTGAATGCACAGGAATGGATCAACGCGGTCGGGTATCGCGTCGATCTCGATGCGCTTTCCGAACGTGGTGTCCAGCTTACTCCGATGGTGGACTGGATCGATGCGAATC
The nucleotide sequence above comes from Paraburkholderia youngii. Encoded proteins:
- a CDS encoding phytanoyl-CoA dioxygenase family protein; this translates as MSTPIVDIVPAMREFNVSNDLIGDHAALQARWNEDGYLFFRDVLDHEPLERMRGLLVDHLDSHGFVDRNDRDVRWTGKERENFSFFPVKAMNEQRAARTVMEDPAIRAFFQRLFGVPLYWVPFTEYRTSPPAIDKSRTRFDFIHEDAIYSDRLDFIICWIPLSDIDAQVGGLAVAEGLHKLPCLHRKDGDKIIPIDLASVPEDAWRRTNYRLGDVLLMSRRTPHSGLSNHSDRFRLSLDTRILPHGGSFPFEPRLPYVGTLTSIASGQIVVRDAHGEHVLRLDETSYLRGFQGNRLRGDEIADVYQPGCEVIVAHEGGLVQTLRPQH
- a CDS encoding NmrA/HSCARG family protein codes for the protein MIDSSDAVLVIGATGMQGGATARHLVAAGRKVRFLTRNPDSPAARALVEMNAQALHGDLDDSESLEKALEGVGSVFSVLLPDFDRSDSERRQGFALINAARNAGVAQFVHTSVAQAGNHETFPGWNDKRWNRKYWTDKWDVEEAVRSAGFESWTVLQPAFMMDNLAEPKAAAMFPHLREGLLLTALLPDARLDWIAADDVGALATSALTDPQRWHGHTVPLASEKLTMAEVAQRLANVMGVQISVSHVSPDEARANGLLPGWVNAQEWINAVGYRVDLDALSERGVQLTPMVDWIDANRQRIPLA
- a CDS encoding carboxymuconolactone decarboxylase family protein; the protein is MKNLEEKLAYGLKVFGEIMGEDKAAGLRAASESTGFGSDISRLAVNYAFADVWGDDKLERKQRSLVTLGILIANRQTLELKNHVRIAVRNGLSARELEGVLMQALPYVGFPAVASATTAVLETLRELGIDTTTRTSEERGLL